Proteins from a genomic interval of Candidatus Palauibacter australiensis:
- a CDS encoding type II toxin-antitoxin system RelB/DinJ family antitoxin, translated as MSTDTVVRARIDSDTKARATEALTAMGLTMSDAIRLLLLRVADEQRLPFAVQVPNSSTLAAMKELDEGKGRHFGSAQELFRDLDI; from the coding sequence ATGAGCACCGACACCGTTGTGCGCGCCCGGATCGACAGCGACACCAAAGCACGCGCTACCGAGGCGCTCACGGCCATGGGCCTGACCATGTCCGACGCGATCAGGTTGTTGCTGCTACGCGTAGCTGACGAGCAGCGACTGCCGTTCGCCGTCCAGGTGCCGAATTCGTCTACACTCGCGGCCATGAAGGAACTTGACGAGGGCAAGGGCCGGCATTTCGGTAGCGCTCAGGAGTTGTTCCGGGACCTCGACATCTGA
- a CDS encoding serine hydrolase — MRSMIRTRRGVLWAGLVAVSAAVAFPEVVVGQYVPARGDAWETRTPEQVGMSAAGVQAAVEYALEHETSQARDREFQHSRSFGREPLGEGIGPFNVRGGPAGMIVRHGYIVAEWGDTKRVDMTYSVTKSFLSTSVGLAWDEGLISSLDDTVREYMAPVDVPPGDGEPGVDRVGFGKPDPTTMFESEHNRTITWDDLLRQTSDWEGTLWGKPDWADRPSGDPDTWMTRARHPSGTVYEYNDTRVNLLALAAMSVVRRPLPEVLHERVMGPIDASPTWRWNGYENSWVTIDGRRVQSVSGGGHWGGGMFISARDQARFGLFTLRRGTWGDRQLLSEEWFDLATTPGPANGSYGFMNFMLNVGDDEGDKRYPSAPAEAWAHLGNGTNMIYCDPVNDLVVVARWIPGGAIDGLLNLVIDAIDDTAATSSGSS, encoded by the coding sequence ATGCGTAGCATGATTCGCACGCGCCGTGGCGTGCTTTGGGCTGGTCTTGTTGCGGTTTCTGCGGCGGTCGCGTTTCCGGAGGTTGTGGTCGGCCAGTATGTGCCGGCGCGGGGGGACGCGTGGGAGACGCGCACTCCAGAGCAGGTCGGGATGAGCGCGGCGGGCGTCCAGGCGGCGGTCGAATACGCCCTCGAGCACGAGACGAGCCAGGCGCGCGACCGGGAGTTCCAGCACAGCCGGAGCTTCGGCCGCGAACCGCTCGGGGAGGGGATCGGCCCCTTCAACGTGCGGGGTGGGCCGGCGGGGATGATCGTGCGCCACGGCTATATCGTCGCGGAGTGGGGGGACACGAAGCGCGTCGACATGACGTACAGCGTGACCAAGTCGTTCCTCTCGACGTCCGTGGGACTCGCGTGGGACGAGGGGCTGATCAGCTCGCTCGATGACACCGTACGCGAGTACATGGCCCCGGTCGACGTGCCCCCGGGCGACGGGGAGCCGGGCGTGGACCGCGTCGGCTTCGGGAAGCCCGACCCGACGACGATGTTCGAGTCCGAGCACAACCGCACGATCACGTGGGACGACCTTCTGCGGCAGACGTCCGACTGGGAGGGCACGCTGTGGGGCAAGCCGGACTGGGCCGACCGTCCCAGCGGCGACCCCGACACGTGGATGACGCGGGCGCGCCACCCGTCCGGCACGGTGTACGAGTACAACGACACGCGGGTGAACCTCCTCGCGCTCGCCGCGATGAGCGTCGTGCGGCGCCCGCTGCCCGAGGTCCTGCATGAACGCGTGATGGGACCGATCGACGCCTCCCCGACCTGGCGCTGGAACGGCTACGAGAACTCCTGGGTCACGATCGACGGGCGCCGCGTGCAGTCGGTGAGCGGCGGCGGCCACTGGGGCGGCGGCATGTTCATCAGCGCCCGCGACCAGGCGCGCTTCGGCCTCTTCACCCTGCGGCGCGGGACGTGGGGGGACCGGCAACTCCTTTCCGAGGAATGGTTCGACCTCGCGACGACGCCGGGTCCGGCGAACGGTTCCTACGGGTTCATGAACTTCATGCTCAACGTCGGGGACGACGAAGGGGACAAGCGCTATCCGAGCGCGCCCGCGGAGGCGTGGGCCCACCTCGGCAACGGCACGAACATGATTTACTGCGACCCGGTGAACGACCTCGTCGTGGTGGCGCGCTGGATCCCCGGCGGCGCGATCGACGGCCTGCTCAACCTCGTCATCGACGCGATCGACGACACGGCCGCCACCTCATCCGGATCGTCCTGA